From the genome of Campylobacter concisus:
TGAGAGACTTACTTTTATTAAGAGACTGACCAGCCTCGTAATTTCTTTAAATTTATTAAACTTTCGCTAAAATCGCGCTAAATTTAAACGAAGGAAAAAGATGAAAATAATCGAAGGAAATTTGGCTTTAAAAGGCGGCGAGAAGATCGCCATAGTAGGCGCTAGGTTTAACCACATCATCACCGATAGGTTGGTCGAGGGCGCGAGGGATGCGTTTTTACGTCACGGCGGGAATGAGAAAAATTTGAGCTTGATTTTAGTACCGGGCGCGTTTGAGATACCGATGGCGCTTGAAAAGGCGCTAGCTAGCGGTAAATTTGACGCCGTTTGCTGCGTGGGAGCGGTGATCCGCGGCTCTACGCCTCACTTTGACTACGTTAGCGCCGAGACAACCAAGGGCATCGCAAACGTCACGCTAAAATACGGCAAGCCGGTGACCTTTGGCGTACTAACGGTAGATAGCATCGAGCAGGCCATCGAGAGA
Proteins encoded in this window:
- the ribH gene encoding 6,7-dimethyl-8-ribityllumazine synthase (RibE; 6,7-diimethyl-8-ribityllumazine synthase; DMRL synthase; lumazine synthase; beta subunit of riboflavin synthase; condenses 5-amino-6-(1'-D)-ribityl-amino-2,4(1H,3H)-pyrimidinedione with L-3,4-dihydrohy-2-butanone-4-phosphate to generate 6,6-dimethyl-8-lumazine (DMRL); riboflavin synthase then uses 2 molecules of DMRL to produce riboflavin (vitamin B12); involved in the last steps of riboflavin biosynthesis; forms a 60mer (icosahedral shell) in both Bacillus subtilis and Escherichia coli; in Bacillus subtilis this 60mer is associated with the riboflavin synthase subunit (alpha) while in Escherichia coli it is not), yielding MKIIEGNLALKGGEKIAIVGARFNHIITDRLVEGARDAFLRHGGNEKNLSLILVPGAFEIPMALEKALASGKFDAVCCVGAVIRGSTPHFDYVSAETTKGIANVTLKYGKPVTFGVLTVDSIEQAIERAGSKAGNKGFEAMTGVIEMLNLYKNLEA